In Acipenser ruthenus chromosome 6, fAciRut3.2 maternal haplotype, whole genome shotgun sequence, the following proteins share a genomic window:
- the LOC117411449 gene encoding protein FAM133 isoform X1: MDDCHKGRRSHTPVVAEEKTVGGRGKEKRKRRRSRSRSSSTSSTSSSRSSSTSSSSRSSSSSNTSRSSSSSDSHSKSKTKKKKKEKHHKKKVKKEKKHKKKKERKVKHDSSGPVQISKFLNEKKKGDKYSMITGKKIKMKVKKSKKDKQRDKNRAELLDFLNSTL, translated from the exons ATGGATGACTGCCACAAAGGGAGAAGAAGTCACACTCCGGTCGTTGCAGAGGAGAAGACAGTTGGAGGCAGAG GCAAAGAGAAAAGGAAGAGAAGACGTAGTAGAAGCAGATCTTCCTCCACATCGTCTACCTCATCTTCCAGGTCTTCTAGTACCTCGTCTTCATCAAGATCTTCATCCTCAAGCAATACAAGCAGATCAAGCAGCAGCAGTG actCACATAGCAAgtctaaaacaaagaaaaaaaagaaggaaaagcaTCACAAAAAG AAagtaaaaaaagagaagaaacacAAGAAAAAGAAGGAAAGGAAAGTCAAGCATGACAGTTCGGGGCCTGTTCAGATTTCAAAG TTTTTGAACGAGAAGAAGAAGGGTGACAAATACAGTATGATCACTGGAAAGAAGATTAAAATGAAGGTTAAGAAATCAAAAAAGGACAAACAG AGGGATAAAAATCGTGCTGAACTGCTGGATTTCCTGAATTCTACCTTGTGA
- the LOC117411449 gene encoding ADP-ribosylation factor-like protein 6-interacting protein 4 isoform X3, producing the protein MDDCHKGRRSHTPVVAEEKTVGGRGKEKRKRRRSRSRSSSTSSTSSSRSSSTSSSSRSSSSSNTSRSSSSSDSHSKSKTKKKKKEKHHKKKVKKEKKHKKKKERKVKHDSSGPVQISKRDKNRAELLDFLNSTL; encoded by the exons ATGGATGACTGCCACAAAGGGAGAAGAAGTCACACTCCGGTCGTTGCAGAGGAGAAGACAGTTGGAGGCAGAG GCAAAGAGAAAAGGAAGAGAAGACGTAGTAGAAGCAGATCTTCCTCCACATCGTCTACCTCATCTTCCAGGTCTTCTAGTACCTCGTCTTCATCAAGATCTTCATCCTCAAGCAATACAAGCAGATCAAGCAGCAGCAGTG actCACATAGCAAgtctaaaacaaagaaaaaaaagaaggaaaagcaTCACAAAAAG AAagtaaaaaaagagaagaaacacAAGAAAAAGAAGGAAAGGAAAGTCAAGCATGACAGTTCGGGGCCTGTTCAGATTTCAAAG AGGGATAAAAATCGTGCTGAACTGCTGGATTTCCTGAATTCTACCTTGTGA